In Penaeus vannamei isolate JL-2024 chromosome 13, ASM4276789v1, whole genome shotgun sequence, the sequence CTCATTCACTGCCTTTCATCAGCTTcaaattttccttcttctcagtTGTACAAAGTCCCTCTTTAATGTACTGTCTTAATCCAATATATTCTGATAAAATCAGAAGCCTCTAACAGCCATCTAAATTGTAAAGCAAATCTGAATAATACAAAATGGTTCCCTAAAAGAAACCCTGCTGGTGCATTAATTCTTCTCTTTTAGCATCTGATCCCTTAAATACCTTTCAGAAAATGTTATTCTCAGTCTAAACTAACAAGAAATTTGAAATTCTATAGTCTGCAAACAGTAAACTCTTCttaaccaaacagaaaaaaaacagaaaagtagcTTTCAACAGAATGTTTTAAGTATATCAAAAGttcaattaaaaaaatgaaaccagCTCATAAACAAAATGTTGTGGGTTTTAAACAAACCCATTCCCTTGTTATTTCCTATTGTTGCCTCATTTGACTGTAATGGAATCTTAGCTAAGAATTACACAGAGTGAAAATGCTGaacagcataaaaaaaataaatgtcttgAATGTTAAATTTCCAGAAAAAATCAAAATCCTtccaaataataaaagtaatacttcaaaatattgatttatatatcaatagtcagaataaaaggcaaagaagaaagacATCTTCAAACTTTacaattcagtatatatataaacagaaaaaaaaacatctacctGAATTCTGAAATACAGACAGTTCAAGATGAGCATAAGAAAGGTCCTTGCATTCCCTTTGAAACTCGTGTCACACTGAACTCTTACTAACTATCCTTGCTATTCATGCTTAAGGTCCCAGctaaaaaacatttatttattgaaaattttgtATCATTTTAATTTATCACATGGTGATGTTCACATACTCTATGCCGATCCTTGCATGATGATATCTAatactgaaaaacaaaacaaaaagaaaatgggattttaATAAGTTACCTAAACTCTATTAGAGGTACTGTAAAACACTTTTCTTAATGCTTGTGACAAACATTCCACTCTGCCCTTTGTACAGCCATCAGACAAAAGTAAAATCCCGTCCTACACACATTTCTTCCTTACATTTCCTACAAACTTTAATAACTTCAATTAATCTTCCTgataatagtatataatatatcaatGGCAGTGAACAGGACCAGTTCTAATATTCATGACTGTGATTACAACAGTCAATCTCACTCAGATCGTCTGAAGAAAAACTGTAGAATCTGGCAAACTCTAAAATAATAAAACCATTTACTGATCCaattttaatactttttttcttcgtcaaaaTGAAGTCTATGCAATCTGTATTGGGCAGTTACTGaggacttttttcattatcatcctccaaAACACATATAAGTAAATTTGTGCTTAATAAGGCCATACATCAACTCAACATTATAAAACACTAAAGACTTTTGCTGCTGCCTTTACCTAGATTCATTATAAATGATCATACAAAAATACACCAGCATCACAACACTTCATACAATATGAGAAAGCATTCTTCTCTACACATGAGCACTGCATCAGGAAGCAATTAAAAATGCACAGTAATTCATACAATTCATAAAACATTCACAACAACTAGGAAGCAGTACACAAGGGGAGTCTGCACAAGGCAACTCCTTTGGGTTGCTTTTTTTTACTCAGTTATGATGGTAAAATTCAATATGTGACATAGTTCTGTGTTCTGATGTCTTGTTACTAAAGAACAGAGTCTGGTACCATGTGTGACAATGAACAGAAACAAAAGTTCTGAGAAAAAATCAGTTCTGAATTTACATTAGTTGATCAATATCAATTTTCTTGCCAAAGGAATCTGTTTTTTCATCTTGGTTTTCTTTAGTTTTCATAATCATTTGGGCTAAAAAACTCACTTGACACTTGAGGGATGTGTTGCTTTTACAAAAAATGCAGAAAGATTTGGTGCACCTAGAAAtatggagagaaaatgaagacagCAAGCACATCACTTGCCACAATCAGCAATTATGATCACTGGGCAGAAAGTCTATCACTCTTTGTTTCCTAGTGTTATAAAGTTGAGCACTAACAAAGCTTCCCACTACTAAGAACTGACAAATCTATTAGACTTTAAGGGAAGAATGGGGcttgcattttcttttatcatgtgTGACTTTTAGTTCATCATGTAACAAGactttaaaaactaaaaaaatataattgattTCAGTGGCACCTCTCAGGTCTGTCTTACATCTTTAGAATGTGCTTCTGATTTTCgttaaaacagaaacaaaatgatGTCAAGATTTAAACCACAGCCAATGTATGGTCTTTCAATTATcattgaaaaaatagataaataaatcaatgaaaaataaaaggtcTGTTCACTGGTCATTATTGCTTGGAGGCACGAGGAGTCCTTGTGTGTTGATGTCCAGATAAAAGTTTTAGTTGATTGTGATCATGGATGTCTCGGAACAACTACTACCTAATAATCTTGGAGAGTTGTGAGTCACAAGTTAGAGTCTTGAAGgctaaagagagagattgggaaggtCTTGATCTGCGTCTGCCATTGCGAGGACAACTGGAAGAACTTGACATTTGTCCACTCGGCAGAATCAATGTTCACTGCGAACATAACAAAAGTGGGAATTAATACAGTAAATAATAACACTGACATGTAACTGGGGGTTTGTTACTTATCAAACCTTATGTtgagcatacaaatatataatatatatatatatatatatatatatatatatatatatatatatatatatatataaaatgtatgtatgtatgtatgtatgtatgtatgtatgtatgtatgtatgtatgtatgtatgtatgtatgtatgtatgtatgtatgtatgtatatatatgtatatatatgtatatatgtatacatatgtaaacatatgtatatatatatgtatatatatatatatatatatatatgtatatatatatatatatatatatatatatatatatatatatatatatatatatatgatatatatatatgtatatatatatatatatatatatatgtatatgtatgtatatatatgtatatgtatgtatatgtatgtatatgtatgtatatgtatgtatatgtatgtatatgtatgtatatgtatgtatatgtatgtatatatatatatgtatgtatgtatgtatatatatgtatgtatgtatgtatgtatgtatgtatgtatgtatgtatgtatgtatgtatgtatatatatatatatatatatatatatatatatatatatatatatatatatatatatatacatatatatacatatatacatatatacatatatacatatatacatatatatatatatatatatttatatatatatatatatatatatatatatatatatatatatatatatatatatatatatatatatatacacacatatatgcatatttatgtgtgtgtatatatatatatatatatatatatatatatatatatatatatatatatatatatatgtatatatgtgtatatacatgtatatatatgtgtatatatatgtgtatatatgagtatatatatatatatgtgtgtatatatatatatatatatgtgtatatatatatatatgtgtgtatatatatatatatatatgtgtatatatatatatatatatgtatatatatatatatgtgtatatatatatatatatatgtatatatatatatatgtatatatatatgtatatatatatatgtatatatatatatgtatatatatatgtatatatatatatatgtatatatatatatatatatatatatatatatatatatatatatatatatatatatatatatgtatatatatatatgtatatatatatatatatgtatatatataagtgtgtatatatataaatgtgtatatatatgtgtgtatatatatatgtgtatgtatatatatgtgtgtatatatatatgtgtgtatatatatatatgtgtgtatatatatatatgtgtgtgaatatatatgtgtatttaaatatgtgtgtatttatatatgtgtgtatatatatgtgtgtatatatgtgtgtatatatatatgtgtatatatatatatatatgtctgtatatatatatatatatatatatatatatatatatatatatatatatatatatatatgtgtgtgtgtgtgtgtatatatatatgtgcgtatatatatatatgtgtgtatatatatatatgtgtatatatatatatatatatatgtgtgtatatatgtgtgtatatatgtgtgtatatatatgtgtgtgtgtgtgtatatatatatatatatatatatatatatatatatatatatatatatatatatatatatatatatatatatatatatatatatatatatgtgtgtgtatatatacatgtgtatatatatatatctgtgtatatatatatgtgtgtatatatatgtgtgtatatatatgtgtgtatatatataggtgtgtatataaatatgtgtgcatatatatatatgtgtgtatatatatatatatatatatgtgtttatatatatgtgtgtatatatatgtgtgtatatatatatatatgtgtataaatatgtatataaatatgtataaatatatatataaatatgtatataaatatgtatatatatctgtatatgtgtatatatacatacatatacatatatatacatatctatatctatatctatatctatatctatatctatctatctatctatctatctatctatctatctatctatctatctatctatctatctatctatctatctatctatctatatatatatatatatatatatatatatatatatatatatacatacacacatatatatatacatatatatacatattcatacatattcatacatatttatacatatatatacatatatatatacatatatatacatatatatacatatattgatatgtaattatataaatacataaacatataaatatatatctttatatctatattacaaatacatgtatgtagaatTATAAATgatcagacagataaatatagacagatggcCAGATAGATGAACAGGTAAGCATACAGTGTGATAGATAAGGAATAAATATAAGATGCATACACACTTCATCTGTCTTAATTACCTTTGAAAGGCTGATTCTTGGCACTCGCCAATAATCTGCTTACGCCGTCCACAACTTCTCTCcgactctcagtctctctctccttctccttcttcttcccaatGCGCATAACTGGAAATAGTTTAAATAAGTAATTGGACATTtactaaagaaaaatatgataacttTAACAAAGtaagaaataagacaaaatatataaatactaaaaTATTCTATGCCTTGACTAAATGaggatatataaattttaatttaTAAGAAGATTACCCCCTACGATCCGGGTGACATGACGGtcccatcatggaaaaatctgggttgaGGGGTGATGGGTGATGTTATCAAACCATCATTGGACAAAATAACCACAGGCTAATAACCACAGGCTGAGCGATATGAACTTGTAGTCGTGAGCAAAGGCCATGGTGACAGAAAAGAttcgccacaagtgcacaaacctcttggagtatgATAAGACTCATCTagcgcttagaagggggcttttgcattattcccatcaaaaaactaatcatcatcatcatgaagctAACGctgacaggggcgcatagccgcatccacccttcatttAAACCTACAAGGGTCCCTCACggcaagctgccaggcagggactcggctcatctcAAGCTCCTTACAAGAGGTTTGAtctatctgcccaagccacgaccttggtcatcccacaggcctcctccacccagggttatctcgagcagagacaacctggtgggcaggatcatcctgggggaagcgggCCAGGTGGCCgtgtagcctgagttggcgatcacagattgtgcaggaaGTAGGTCCTGTttcagtctcatggtgcaactgttggtttgacacgtggtcctgtcaatagtaccccatgatccggcacaaagaccgattgcaaaaggcatcaagatgtgactccaaggcacaggataatatccaggtttcactacagtatagcaaaactggcattatcagattgctccggcctctgatgcctcagtaggtggtctctgatacgtctcagaaggatgtgggcaagaaccttgcccaGTATACTGatcagtgtgatgccttggtgattgctaCAATCCcaatggtcccccttccccttccagagagggatgaccacacccctcaacagttcagggggaatggtactggacagccagatggcagccaggacagcatgcaacccacatgccataggttccccactatcctttaacagttcagctggaatgccACAAATACCCGTTGCATTGCTATTCTTTAACTTAGAGattgcctccctaacttcagttagggtgtgtggatcctcactgatgggtgggtccggcaacggaatcacggcactacccgcatctaaGTCAactgacaaatatagacattggaaaatagcaaaaaagcaaaaaaaagtttatgcaaaataactttgcaaaggggaggcacataGTCTCGTAACCACTCACAAGTGTTTGTGCACGCCCGGCCTATACTCCACATGCCAGGAATATTGGCCACTTATGTAACCCACACCCTGTATTTTCAGCACTGTGATTTTCGTGATGCAACAGGACCCAACAGGTTAAAAGACAAATATTTAAAGCTATAAACTTCCTATATATTCCAAAGAAATGCAGGTCTCTGTACTCTTAAAATCATACATTGCTTTATTAAcagtttctataaatatataactgaATCACATAATCTCTATATCCAAGTGTCCAAGACATGAAACTTGTTCTTAAGATCTCTCAGACAGAATCCACAAGTCGtacttctctgcttcttctctttggtGGCATATGACAATGTCAAGTGCTGGAAGGAGTAGGGATCTACAGGTGGCGTTACCCCAAGGGGAGCTAACCGCGCCACTTGTAAAGTGCGAAAGCTGGTCTTCAGGGTGTACTTTCCTCCTTCAACAcgtgctttttctttttccttttccttctccttgtcttcacGGCCAGAGCTCCGCACAAGCCAGTAGTCCACTTGTAGATCCAGAGCTTCCTGCCCACCACTTTCAGATAATGACTTGTAGCTGGAATGCAAGCACAGCAAAgtgaataaacaaagtaaaagctTAGACTGACTTTGCATTTTTAAAATGAGCTATCAATACAGATGAATTCTGACCCTAGTTAAGGAACATAAATAGAGAACCAGAAGTTAAAACCAGGCTCAGTTATTTCAGTAGTACTACAAATGTTATATAGTGATCTCTCACTCCAACCTAAAATATTAAAAATTACATTAGAGtaagtttttcttttccttctctttttaggTTAACTTCAAACTTATAAAACATAATAGTGGAACTTTATCTGCAAAATGAGCCATGTATCATTATCCACTTAACTGTACAACCACCTGATCTTTCTCCTCAAGACTGAAAACTTTACTGATATAAATGCTGTTCTTCCTATTACTTATTTAGTGTGATTCTATAAACATATTTGGACTTTGTTCTTCCCTTACTTGGCCAGGTGTGAGCTGTTGATGttcggtgaggagggaggagttgtgTTGTCCCGAGTTTTGTCTATACTGAGGCCAGTGGTGGGTGTGGACGCAGCTGGGGGGGACCCAGGCAGGATGATAGCTGTGGGCGTTGAGAGGGGCTCATCCAGGTCGACTGAGGATGAAGTCACATCCCCACTCCCCAACCGTACATCCATGATAAATGGCACAAAGGCCTGCGTCGATTCATCATCTCCACTGAAAGTTGAGCAGAGATATGCATTACCTTTTAGCCAGATATGAAATAGTCAAGCAGATAATATAACATGAGTTTTTCTGGTTCTTTAACAAAAACCTCTTCCTCTGACtgtatttgtttttcattactATAACCTAGACTCAATCTGTTATTAAATTCAGCACAAGAGAAACTTCCATTACATTTCCAACTTATACATTATTAATAAATCACTGTCATTAAGACCCGAAGCAAAAAGCCAAGCAATGGTAAACTGTCTGTAATTCAAGATTTTAAAAGCCAAACCTTTATTTTCCAAATATTCACTACTAGTACATCTATGGCACATCTTTAAAAATGAAAGCAAGACTAAAATATCAAACATATTCTAGTTATAGAAATTTTATTACAACCTTAGCTTatctctatttataatgaaagaatTTAAACAGCACATTCCAGATGTTAGATAAATCTTGTGTTACTTTTAAATTTTCTCAATAttcattgccaaaattaccaATACATTTTGagtaaaaatcatatataatccTAATATGACAATGAATATAACATTAACTATTTGGAAAATCCTGGTTATTCTAATCAAGTTAACATGGAGCTTGACTGTTATATAATGTAAAAGTGTGGAAGAAAAACAGGTCTATATCTCAATCCCAGAACAACAGGAGGCCTTGGAAAAGTTTGTTTCAGGGAACAGTAAAACATCCAAAAACAAACTCTGAAATGGCTCAGTCACTGTGCTCCTGATATATAAATCATTTGCAAACATTCATCCTGAGCACCTGATATTCTTGTATATCAGTCTGATTGCTCAACCATCCCTTGCTGATTTACTGTATGCTATTAGCACCAATGAAACGAACTTTGTTGTATTGTTCAGAACTCATGCATGCAACTGATAACTTGTAGTTAGAGATAACAGTggataatatacatttatattctataaaaataataaaaagtgtgAGATGAAATAATGTACTTTCTACGGGTTCTGCACTGTCAATAAAAATACACCAAAGGAAAAGCTATATCTTCAGAACTTTAACCTATAAGCCAATTAAATTTTTCCCCTACACACATGTTGCTTCCTGATGATACGTGCCAAACAGGCCAGCTCAGACGTTGAGTTCCAGCTCTTGGACTAAAAAAGGCAATAGGAAGTAAATGTGTTAACTTCATCATCACACATTCAAAGCTGGAATTTGTCCTAATAATTAGTTATGACATAGTACCAAGGCCTTTAATACACAATGCTAGAATTATGGAAAACATGCTTTGCTGCTGACATTACTGATTTAGATATAAATGGGTTAATAAGCAGTAATGACCTTCAACTTGGTCCAAAACTAATGTCTTCTtgtcacttctctccttcccttttgttaatttctttactttttttctagttTCGCTATCTTCCTATACCATCTTTAATCTCTGATGCCCTTTTGGCTTTTGCTTATGTTTCTAGTGCACAGGTAAACAGATATGTAGCAagctaaatatgaatacatacaaacaagacaaaaaaatacacaaaaaaagaaaagacttgcATTTCTCTAAAACGCTCATATCTATGTCAAGAAAATGGTATATACAAGTTAGATCTATAGCCAAGATTCCTTCCAACCCACCTCTTTTCCTTATATGTGAGCATAGCTTCAGCAATAGGAAGGTGCAACGTGTGTTGAGCCTGTGTAAGGTAGCGGTGGATGCGATTAACAACCTCTTGCACATCTGGCTTCTCCCATCGCTCCACAACCTCTCGCCAGGATTCACTGACAAAAGCCGCACCATACACAGAGTCTACAGATCCTAAGTACTTAGCTAGGCTATTTACACCTGCAACAAAAGGACCATCCAGATCAGAAAtataaaagttttaaaaagttCATCACTGAAAGATTTATctaattcatgtattcatatctatcatcattgtATGTTACATTTATCATAATTAACTAAATAATTCTTGAATGCTCTAGTGATGCTGTCTTATAATGACATAAATCTGAGATTTTAAATCGCACCTAAATTAGATAAAAATATCAAATTAGATTCCAAAGTTCAAAAGGAGAGCAAACCTCTACTAAAAAAACATGTGAACCTTGGCAAGTATGTTTTAATATGtcaaacaaaaaagaattatATCGTACCAAGAGGAATGATGAGAAATCTAACGTGGTTTTGGAAGTCCGGCGGTTTGGAAGAGAACTGGTCGACATACGGTCGCAAAACGCAACTAATGTAAGTATCAGAGCCCACCACCACAACTTTCATGGGGCCTGGGGCTTTGGCATTACTGTTGCAACTGGAACAGATAATAGCAAATATTGAAAATCATATGTTTCTAAAATATTTAAATGGGTGTGAAGAATACAAAACTtaaattcatttgtatatatatctacagatatacagataacataaataaaacttACAATTTTTGGAGCTTGTTGACAAGGTGCGAGACAGTGGCCTTTACATCAGCCATGGACATGGTAGTAATCACCCTGTGGCCATGCTCTGTGAGATGTGCAGACAGGAGAGGCCCGTGTGACTCCCCTGTGTTCACCAAGACAACGTGGTCTGGCAGTTGTACATCCTCCACTGGTAGTACTCGAGCCAGCTGCTCTAACAACACCTTCCTTGGCTAGAGATGAAGCAAAATTTTTGTTGATTAGGAAGCTCTTAAAACAAAACTATTCTTGGTTATACTGTCACTATTTCAACTATAAAAAATTACAGTACAATTATTGGACTTCCAACACATTATCATAGTTTTAATTCTAATTCTAACATTACTCTTTAAGTCATAACATTATTATACTGATGTTGCATGCTACTAATACTATTGCAAATGTATCGATGATTCCTAAACAATAAGAACTTTTTTCAGAGATAATACTTACACTAGAGTCTACATTTGCACTTGAGTTCGACCTCTCAACAACCATCTTCTCCTGGCGAGGCGTTGAGCCGCCTGTGGACGacacactcctcctctccttcaaggACATGTTGCTTCGGTCTCTATTAAACAACTTGTTCTTGTTACTGCAAAACATTATGGGGTTAATTTCTTTTGCGGGCTGCAAACTAAATTAAAATCATGGCATATTGTATATAAAGTATGTTTACGTATAGTGTATGAATAAAAAGGAGTGCGCATGGATGTGTTACCTTAGAACACAAGTTAATAACAAATGCTAATGCAATTAGACTTTTGACCTTCAATTTCTGGTTAAAGTTTAAGTTGCATCTTCCATCTGTGCCCTATATTTTCTTAGCAttattcatacacaaatataaagtGAAATTTACCCACTACTAACTCctaaagtaaaaacaaagaaaaactttATCCTAATaccttttatttttgtcttctcttgGTGGAGATGAAGCTAAGCACTGTGGATCAGAGTGCTCCTGATCCGTCCAGTTCTCCATGTGATCGCTGTCGGCTCTTTTGCTACTTTCATCACTCAGTCTATCTGCACCCACTTTGTCTGCTGAGAAGGGAAGTACTTGTTACAATGGAATTCTTGTAGGAATCTTCCTAATATTTTCTATCCAACAGGAAGAAAGTGTAAAAAAGTAAACTAACTTATGAATAAGCAAATCTGACTGTTTTGTGATGATTATACAAGTAGTGCTAAAATGTAGGAGTTATTCAATGTTTTGTCATATGTTCCTTGAGTTCAAAAATACAACTCAGAATAAATCATTCTAATAACATATGTACAGATTACACGTTTAACATTGTGAATCACAAGGCCATCTTTAGATGTTTTCATAAATCTTcacaaacaattaaaaataatatcTATACTACAAGAATTCTTCACAGTTCTACACTACTAAAATCTGGTCTAGAAACACATatgttatatttacataaacactggTGCCTCACAAGTCAACACTGAATACCTCCAAGATGCATACAGTTAGCCACATTTAAGCATTGTCCTTGCAAGTATCAATAATATGCATGTAACTATAATATACAATCAAGCCCTTTAATGCTTTCTAAAATCCTATAGTGAATTCCAAGTCACTTCTTTTCATACTTTTCTTTCATGGGCTAGAGTTACAGACTTGATAACATTACACATTCCCAGCATTTGGAGTCTTATTTCACCGTTATCAACTTAATCCAGATATTACTGATTCTTGAAACATTTTGCTCCTTGACATTATTTTCCAAATGACTCATATCAACTAAACCTCCTCTTTGTATAAGAACATCACAAGGGCTTGTactcattaagaaaaaaatctatgatc encodes:
- the KrT95D gene encoding phosphofurin acidic cluster sorting protein 1 isoform X5, translated to MLQRRKKYKHRTILGFKTLAVGVINMSQVLQRPVDRELELYSEGKEKGVSLAKVTMVSLSSQPVDTDEPPERAKSFMADNPDRSVDLVEVYSDDDEDYSSQDEGSDSEPILEDGSRRTHHHLRSNTRSKSLPPNARQRNLKQRFIALLKRFKVPEALQAFDQDQELDPRTGGEVDEAEIEDLFDELEDLSDSGPEVDTISITSTPKPSLRPYFSSSRSLLNEDKVGADRLSDESSKRADSDHMENWTDQEHSDPQCLASSPPREDKNKSNKNKLFNRDRSNMSLKERRSVSSTGGSTPRQEKMVVERSNSSANVDSSPRKVLLEQLARVLPVEDVQLPDHVVLVNTGESHGPLLSAHLTEHGHRVITTMSMADVKATVSHLVNKLQKFCNSNAKAPGPMKVVVVGSDTYISCVLRPYVDQFSSKPPDFQNHVRFLIIPLGVNSLAKYLGSVDSVYGAAFVSESWREVVERWEKPDVQEVVNRIHRYLTQAQHTLHLPIAEAMLTYKEKSGDDESTQAFVPFIMDVRLGSGDVTSSSVDLDEPLSTPTAIILPGSPPAASTPTTGLSIDKTRDNTTPPSSPNINSSHLANYKSLSESGGQEALDLQVDYWLVRSSGREDKEKEKEKEKARVEGGKYTLKTSFRTLQVARLAPLGVTPPVDPYSFQHLTLSYATKEKKQRIMRIGKKKEKERETESRREVVDGVSRLLASAKNQPFKVNIDSAEWTNVKFFQLSSQWQTQIKTFPISLFSLQDSNL
- the KrT95D gene encoding phosphofurin acidic cluster sorting protein 1 isoform X6, which translates into the protein MLQRRKKYKHRTILGFKTLAVGVINMSQVLQRPVDRELELYSEGKEKGVSLAKVTMVSLSSQPVDTDEPPERAKSFMADNPDLVEVYSDDDEDYSSQDEGSDSEPILEDGSRRTHHHLRSNTRSKSLPPNARQRNLKQRFIALLKRFKVPEALQAFDQDQELDPRTGGEVDEAEIEDLFDELEDLSDSGPEVDTISITSTPKPSLRPYFSSSRSLLNEADKVGADRLSDESSKRADSDHMENWTDQEHSDPQCLASSPPREDKNKSNKNKLFNRDRSNMSLKERRSVSSTGGSTPRQEKMVVERSNSSANVDSSPRKVLLEQLARVLPVEDVQLPDHVVLVNTGESHGPLLSAHLTEHGHRVITTMSMADVKATVSHLVNKLQKFCNSNAKAPGPMKVVVVGSDTYISCVLRPYVDQFSSKPPDFQNHVRFLIIPLGVNSLAKYLGSVDSVYGAAFVSESWREVVERWEKPDVQEVVNRIHRYLTQAQHTLHLPIAEAMLTYKEKSGDDESTQAFVPFIMDVRLGSGDVTSSSVDLDEPLSTPTAIILPGSPPAASTPTTGLSIDKTRDNTTPPSSPNINSSHLANYKSLSESGGQEALDLQVDYWLVRSSGREDKEKEKEKEKARVEGGKYTLKTSFRTLQVARLAPLGVTPPVDPYSFQHLTLSYATKEKKQRIMRIGKKKEKERETESRREVVDGVSRLLASAKNQPFKVNIDSAEWTNVKFFQLSSQWQTQIKTFPISLFSLQDSNL
- the KrT95D gene encoding phosphofurin acidic cluster sorting protein 1 isoform X4 codes for the protein MLQRRKKYKHRTILGFKTLAVGVINMSQVLQRPVDRELELYSEGKEKGVSLAKVTMVSLSSQPVDTDEPPERAKSFMADNPDRSVDLVEVYSDDDEDYSSQDEGSDSEPILEDGSRRTHHHLRSNTRSKSLPPNARQRNLKQRFIALLKRFKVPEALQAFDQDQELDPRTGGEVDEAEIEDLFDELEDLSDSGPEVDTISITSTPKPSLRPYFSSSRSLLNEADKVGADRLSDESSKRADSDHMENWTDQEHSDPQCLASSPPREDKNKSNKNKLFNRDRSNMSLKERRSVSSTGGSTPRQEKMVVERSNSSANVDSSPRKVLLEQLARVLPVEDVQLPDHVVLVNTGESHGPLLSAHLTEHGHRVITTMSMADVKATVSHLVNKLQKFCNSNAKAPGPMKVVVVGSDTYISCVLRPYVDQFSSKPPDFQNHVRFLIIPLGVNSLAKYLGSVDSVYGAAFVSESWREVVERWEKPDVQEVVNRIHRYLTQAQHTLHLPIAEAMLTYKEKSGDDESTQAFVPFIMDVRLGSGDVTSSSVDLDEPLSTPTAIILPGSPPAASTPTTGLSIDKTRDNTTPPSSPNINSSHLANYKSLSESGGQEALDLQVDYWLVRSSGREDKEKEKEKEKARVEGGKYTLKTSFRTLQVARLAPLGVTPPVDPYSFQHLTLSYATKEKKQRIMRIGKKKEKERETESRREVVDGVSRLLASAKNQPFKVNIDSAEWTNVKFFQLSSQWQTQIKTFPISLFSLQDSNL
- the KrT95D gene encoding phosphofurin acidic cluster sorting protein 1 isoform X2; this translates as MLQRRKKYKHRTILGFKTLAVGVINMSQVLQRPVDRELELYSEGKEKGVSLAKVTMVSLSSQPVDTDEPPERAKSFMADNPALAPLVVLLSRGLSQGGTSDSALPSGNPLFCLPPVSRIPALADRSVDLVEVYSDDDEDYSSQDEGSDSEPILEDGSRRTHHHLRSNTRSKSLPPNARQRNLKQRFIALLKRFKVPEALQAFDQDQELDPRTGGEVDEAEIEDLFDELEDLSDSGPEVDTISITSTPKPSLRPYFSSSRSLLNEDKVGADRLSDESSKRADSDHMENWTDQEHSDPQCLASSPPREDKNKSNKNKLFNRDRSNMSLKERRSVSSTGGSTPRQEKMVVERSNSSANVDSSPRKVLLEQLARVLPVEDVQLPDHVVLVNTGESHGPLLSAHLTEHGHRVITTMSMADVKATVSHLVNKLQKFCNSNAKAPGPMKVVVVGSDTYISCVLRPYVDQFSSKPPDFQNHVRFLIIPLGVNSLAKYLGSVDSVYGAAFVSESWREVVERWEKPDVQEVVNRIHRYLTQAQHTLHLPIAEAMLTYKEKSGDDESTQAFVPFIMDVRLGSGDVTSSSVDLDEPLSTPTAIILPGSPPAASTPTTGLSIDKTRDNTTPPSSPNINSSHLANYKSLSESGGQEALDLQVDYWLVRSSGREDKEKEKEKEKARVEGGKYTLKTSFRTLQVARLAPLGVTPPVDPYSFQHLTLSYATKEKKQRIMRIGKKKEKERETESRREVVDGVSRLLASAKNQPFKVNIDSAEWTNVKFFQLSSQWQTQIKTFPISLFSLQDSNL